CGGTGACGGCGACGACGGCCGCCACCACGAAGATGGAGAAGGGCAGGGTCAGCCAGTAGCCGCCGCCGATCAGCTGGTACGGATCGCTGTTGATGGTGATGATCTGGCCGTCGGTGATCAGCTGGGCCACACCGCGGCCCGCGACCATGATGATGAGGGTCGCGATGATGGGCTGGATGCCCATCCGGGCGACCAGGAAGCCGTTCCACAGACCGCAGACGACCGCTGCCACCAAGCCGATGCCCATGGCCAGGAAGACTCCGGACAGGGAGTTCTGGTCAGCCTGGTCGCTGATGTACGAGCAGGTCAGGGCCCCGGTGATGGCGACGACCGCGCCGACGGAGAGGTCGATGCCGCCGGTGGCGATGACCAGGGTCATGCCGACCGCCACCAGGATGAGGGGCGAACCGAACAGCACGATCGAGACGAGGCTGCCGTAGAGGTGGCCGTTCGTCATGTGGATCGCGAAGAAGCCGGGCGTGAAGGGGACATTGACGAGCAGCAGGGCAACCAGGACCGCGACCGGCCAGAACAGGTGATGGCGCGTCAGTGCTCGCCAGCGGGTGGGGGTGGTCACTGGTGTTCTCCGCTCGCGATGGTCTCGAGGATCTTGCTGGTGGTGATCTCGGGCCCGTTGGTGAGCTGCGCCACCAGCTTGCGGTCGCGCAGCACTCCGATGGTGTGGCTGAGCCGGAGCACCTCCTCCAGTTCGGCCGCGATGTACAGCACGGACATGCCGTCCTCGGAGAGGGAGACCACCAGCTTCTGGATCTCCGTCTTGGCGCCGATGTCGATGCCTCGGGTCGGCTCGTCCAGGATCAGCAGCTTCGGCTGGGTGATCAGCCAGCGGGCGAGGAGCACCTTCTGCTGGTTGCCGCCGCTCAACTGGCCGACCCTGGCCTCGGGGTTGGCGGGCCGGATGTCCAGCGCCTTGATGTACTTGGCGACGAGTTCGTCGCGCTGGGCGGCCGGAATGGGCCGGGTCCAGCCGCGGGACGCCTGGAGCGCGAGGATGATGTTCTCCCGCACGGTCAGGTCGGGGACCAGGCCCTCGGTCTTGCGGTTCTCCGAGCAGAACGCGATGCCGGCGCCGATGGCGTCGTTCGGGGCGCTCATCGAGACCGCCTCTCCGCCGACGGTCAGCGTGCCGCTGTCCGGCTGGTCGGCGCCGAAGAGCAGCCGGGCCAGTTCGGTACGGCCGGAGCCGAGCAGGCCGGCGAGGCCCACGACCTCGCCCTTGTTGATCTCCAGGTCGAAGGGGGCGATACCGCCGTTCCTGCCGAGGCCTTCCGCCTTCAGCAGCGACTCACCGACGTCCGCGTGCAGTTGCTGGTCGTGGAGCTCCTCCAGCTGGTCCAGGGCCTTGCCGATCATCAGCTCGATCAGCCCGACCTGGTCGAGGTCGCGGACCATGTGCTCGCCGACCAGGGTGCCGTTACGCAGGACGGTCATCCGGTCGCAGATCTCGTAGATCTGGTCGAGGAAGTGCGACACGAACAGGATCGCTACGCCCTCGTCCCTCAACTGCCGCATCAGACGGAACAGTTCGAGGACCTCGTCGCGGTCGAGGCTGGACGTCGGTTCGTCCAGGACCAGCACCTTGGTGCCGGAGCCCTCGCCGTCGCTGTCGCCGGTGCCCACCGACCGTACGATCGCGACCAGTTGCTGCACGGCCAGCGGGTACGCGGACAGCGGCGCGGTGACGTCGATGTCGAGGCCGAGGCGGTCGACGAGCTTGGCCGCCTCGCTGCGCATGCGCTTCCACTGGATGCGGCCCGCGCGGGTCGGTTCACGTCCGATGAAGATGTTCTCCGCCACCGACAGGTTGGGGCAGAGGTTGACCTCCTGGTAGACCGTGCTGATGCCGGCCTGCTGCGCCTGCAGCGGGCTGCCGATCCGCACGGACTTCCCGTCGAGGGTGATGGTGCCGCCGTCCAGGGTGTAGACCCCGGTCAGCACCTTGATCAGAGTGGACTTCCCGGCTCCGTTCTCACCCATCAGGGCGTGGATCTCGCCGGGGAAGAGGCGGAAGTCGACGCCCGACAGAGCCCTTACGCCCGGAAACTCTTTGACTATGCCCGTCATCTCCAGGACGGGCTGCGGCTCTGCCATACCTCTCCTAATGAGGATGCCACCGGCTTTGCCCAGTGGGTGAATTCATACCGTGCTGCTTCGACTGCGCCCCGCAAGGGGCCGGTTCGGGCTGGACCGCAGCTTCAGGGCTGCAAGCCCCTCTCGCGGAGGCGGAGTCACGGCAGCGCTCCTCGTGGAAGCCGAGCGCTGCAGGCCCACAGGGCCCGGCCGACCGACATCCCGGTCGGCCGGAGGCCCCGCCGGTGGATCAGGTCGGTCAGTACTTGCGGGAGGGGAGCGCGGCCTTCGCCTGGTCCTGCATGAAGTCGCCCTCCTTGGTCTTGATCCAGCGCTCGACCGAGCCGCCGTCGTGGACCGTCTTCACGACCTCCATCAGCTGCGGGCCGAGCAGCGGGTTGCACTCCACGATGGCGTTGATCTTGCCCTCGGACATCGCGACGAAGCCGTCCTTCACGCCGTCGATCGAGACGATCAGGATGTCCTTGCCGGGCTTCTTGCCGGCCGCCTCGATGGACTGGATGGCACCGATGGCCATGTCGTCGTTGTGCGCGAAGAGGACGTTGATGTCCGGGTTGGACGTGAGGAAGGCGGCCATGACCTGCTTGCCGCCGGCGCGGGTGAAGTCACCGGTCTGGCTGACGACGATCTTCCAGTCGGAGGCGTGGTCGGCGTCCATGACCTCCTTGAAGCCCTTGGCGCGCTCGATCGCGGGGGCCGCACCGGTGGTGCCCTCCAGCTGAGCGATCTTCACCGGGCCCTTGACGCCGGCCTTGGCAAGGACCTTCTCCAGGATCTTGCCGGCGCGACGGCCCTCCGCGGTGAAGTCGGAGCCGACCAGGGTGACGTACAGGGACTGGTCGGAGGTCTCCACGGAGCGGTCGGTGAGGACCACCGGGATCTTCGCCGCCTTGGCCTCCTTGAGCACCGCGTCCCAGCCGGTGACGACCACCGGGGAGAAGGCGATGACGTCCACCTTCTGCGCGATGTAGCTGCGGATGGCGGAGATCTGGTTCTCCTGCTTCTGCTGGGCGTCGGAGAACTTCAGGTTGTAGCCCGCGTCCTTGGCCGCGGCCTTCACCGAGTCGGTGTTGGCGCTGCGCCAGCCGCTCTCGGAGCCGACCTGGGAGAAGCCGAGGGTGATCGCCTTGCTGCCACCGGAGGAGGTGCCGGTGGAGCTCTTGTCCTCCTTGGCGCAGGCCGCCAGGGAGCCCGCGGCTGCCACGCCGACCGCCGCAGTGAGGAAGTTTCTCCTGTTGAGCATGTTTCTTCTCCTTTGAAGAGCCGGTCCGAGGTTGGACCGCTGGTACTCGATGGACCCTGGTGCTTGGGACCGACTCCGCTGATGTCCAGCCTGTCGATCATTATTCGAAATATCGATCACACTGATGTGCGAACGAGATCGGCCGGTGCCACGTCAGCCGGGAGCGTCCCCCAGCTGGGGCGTGTGCGGAAAAGTACTGGCACGGACGACGAGTTGGGGTTCGATGAAGACCCCCTGCGAGCCCGAGGGGGACCTGCCTTCGATCAGGTCCAGAAGCAGGGAGATGCTCCGCTTGCCGACAGCCGCGAAATCCTGCCGGACGGTGGTGAGCGGTGGGGCGAAGAACTCCGCTTCCGGGATGTCGTCGAAGCCGACCACCGCGATGTCCTGCGGAGTGCGAACCCCCGCTTCGCGCAGTGCCCGCAACACCCCCAGTGCCATCTGGTCGTTGGCGACGAAGACGGCGGTCAGTCCACGGCCCACCCAGCCGGCCAGTTCCTGGCCCGCACGGTAGCCCGACAGCGGACTCCAGTCCCCCTGCAGCGGCGTCGGCGGCTCGACACCCGCCGCCTCGAGGGCGGACCGCCAGCCGACGGTCCGGTCGACCGCCTCCTGCCAGTCCTCGGGCCCGGCGAGATGCCAGACCGTGGCGTGTCCGGCGGCCAGCAGATGACCGGTGGCCAGCCTGGCGCCCAGCTGCTGGTCCACGTTGACGCTGGGGACCTCCGCGCCGGACCCGGTACCCACGGCCACCACCGGGAAGGGGTGCCGGAGTTCCGCGAGGGCCTCGGTCGCCGACCGCTGCGGGGCGAGGACGATCACCCCTTCCACGCCCCCCTCACTGAGGTGGTCCAGGGCTTCGGACAGCGTCTCCACGACCAGCTTGCGCAGACTGACCGTCGAGACGGTGTACCCCTCGGCGCGGGCCGCCTCCTCAAGGGCGAACAGGGTGCTGGCCGGCCCGTAGAGCGTGGTGTTGGCCGAGACCACTCCGAGGGTCCGGGTGCGCCTGGTCGCCAGGGCCCGCGCGGAGGAGTTGCGGCGGTAGCCCATCTCCTCGATCGCACGCAGGACTTTGGCGCGGGTCTCCTTGCGCACGTTGGGGTGATCCCCCAGGACGCGGGAGACGGTCTGGTGGGACACCCCGGCCACGCGGGCCACGTCGGCCATGGTGGGCGGCCGAAGCTGCAAGTGGTTCACGGTCGCACCTCCTTGGTGATCGCCGGCTGACGGGGACTGCGTTGTGGACGGACGATGGCGTGCCGTCCAGGTCACTCCGGTATTCCGGACATTCCCAAGAAAGCTGCTGGTAGGGACAGTTGGAGCACTGCCGACACGACGCTCATACCCCCTCAGATGCCGTTGGGCATCGATCGGTGAATGCGGAGGTTATTGTGAGCGCTAACAATTCATCTCGGTCAAGAGGGCTGCGGCGGGAAGTCGTCACGGTTGCGTAACGCGGCCGCCACGGATGCCGAGAGGGCGGCCGATCATGGCGGTACGTCCCACTGCGCCCCAGGGCGCGTCCCCGACGCGTCCGCGGGGCGGACGAGTGCCGCTCGGCCTCATGTCGGACACGTTTCGCCTTCGGACCTTCGGCCCATTGACACCCCGACCGGGTCGTCCTTACCGTCGAGCCAGCATTTCGAACGTGAGCCGATATTTCGAACGGGCAGAAAGTCTAGGGAGCAGCTGACGTGCGTATCACGGGAATCAGCACGCATGTGGTCGGAACGCCATGGCGCAACCTGACCTACGTCCAGGTTCACACGGACGAGGGTCTCACCGGCGTCGGTGAGACACGCATGCTGGGCCACACCGACGCACTGCTCGGCTACCTCCACGAGGCGCAGACCAACCACATTCTCGGGTCGGACCCGTTCTCTGTCGAGGACCTCGTCAAGAGGATGAAGTACGGCGACTACGGGCGGGCCGGCGAGATCGTCATGTCCGGAATCGCCGTGATCGAGATGGCCTGCTGGGACATCAAGGGCAAGGCCCTCGGGGTGCCGGTCTGGCAGCTCCTGGGCGGCAAGGTCACCGACAGGGTGAAGGCGTACGCCAACGGCTGGTACACCACCGAGCGGACCCCGGAGGCGTACCACAAGGCCGCCCGGACGGTCGTGGAGCGCGGATACCGGGCGCTCAAGATCGACCCCTTCGGCACCGGCCACTTCGAACTGGACCACGAGCAGAGCCTGTACGCGGTCTCCCTCATCGAGGCCGTACGGGACGCCATCGGCCCCGACACCGAGCTGATGCTGGAGATGCACGGCCGCTTCTCCCCCGCCACCGCCGTCCGGCTGGCCAAGGACCTGGCCCCCTTCAAGCCCGCGTGGCTGGAGGAGCCCTGCCCGCCGGAGAACCTGAAGGCGCTGGAGAAGGTCGCCGCCAAGGTCGACATCCCGGTGGCCACCGGTGAGCGGATCCACGACCGCATCGAGTTCCGCGAGCTCTTCGAGAGCCAGGCCGTGGACATCATTCAGCCCGACGTCGGCCACATCGGCGGCATCTGGGAGACCCGGAAGCTCGCCGCCACGGCGGAGACCCACTACGTGCTCGTCGCCCCGCACAACGTCGGCGGCCCGGTGCTGACCGCCGCCTCCCTCCAAGTGGGCTTCACCTCCCCGAACTTCAAGATCCTGGAGAACTTCAACGACTTCGCCGACGCGGAGATCAAGAAGGTCGTCAAGGGGGCGCCCGAGGTCGTGGACGGCTACTTCCACCTCTCCGACAAGCCCGGTCTCGGCGTCGAGCTGGACGTCGACGCGGCGGCCGAGTTCCCGCAGCAGCAGGCACGGTTCGATCTGTGGGCCGAGGGCTGGGAGCAGCGCAGGCCAAAGGGCTCCAAGTGAGCTTTGAGGTCGTCGTCGAGGCACCCGGCGAGCACCGGATCGACGAGCACACCCCGCGCGAGCCCGCCGCCGGGGAGGCGCTGGTGCGCGTCCACGCCGTCGGGATCTGCGGCAGCGACCGTGAGGTGTACCAGGGCAACCGGCCCGAGGGATACGTCCGTTATCCCCTCACTCCGGGCCACGAGTGGTCCGGGACGGTCGAGGCGGTGGGGACCGGTGTGCCTTCAACTCTCGTAGGCCGCAAGGTCGTCGGCGAGGGCTTCCGCAACTGCCAGGTGTGCGACCGCTGCCACGCGGGCGAGACGACCCTGTGCAGCGCCGGGTACGAGGAGACCGGGTTCACCCACCCGGGCGCGATGGCCGCCACCCTCACCCTGCCTGCACGTCTGCTCCATGTCCTGTCCGACAACGCCGACCTTACCGCCGCGGCTCTGCTGGAGCCGGCGGCCTGTGTCGCGGCCGCCGCACTGAAGGCGAACGCCCTGCCCGGCGAGCGCGTGGCCGTCGTGGGCACGGGAACGCTCGGGATGTTCGCCATCCAGTTCCTGAAGGCGGCTTCGCCGGGCGAGCTGCTCGTGGTGGGGACGCGGCACGACCGGGCCGATCTCTCGAAGGCCTTCGGTGCCAGCGACTTCCGCACCAGGGACCAGGAGCTCCCCGACGGCTTCGACGTCGTCATCGAGACCGCCGGGTCCGCGTCGGCCGCGCGCACCGGTGCCGGTCTGCTGCGGCGCGGCGGACGTCTGGTCCTGACGGGCATCCCGGCAGCGGGCGCCGAGGGTCTGGACCCCACGGACCTGGTTGTACGACAACTGGAGGTGCAGACCGTCTTCGGGGCCCCGCCGGGCGCCTGGGCGCACACGGTGCGGGTGTTCGGGGCCGGTCTGCTCGATCCGCTGCCACTGATCACCCACGAGCTGCCGCTCGACGGGTTCCACGAGGCGATCGAACTGGTCGGGTCCGGTGATCCGATGGTGGGCAAGGTGCTGCTCCGCCCATAGCCGTACGCCGGTGCGGGGTGACCTGACCACCCCGCACCGGTGTACACCCAGCCCCGCACGACCTGAGCCGCGAACCTTGTCCGAGATACCGAACCAGAAGGAAAGCTTGTGACGACCGACGCTTCCGCCCCGGCGGCCCGCCGACCCGGCGAGCAGGCCCTCGCCGCTCTCGGCCTGGGCGCGCCCGCACTCGACCCCGCCGACGCCTCGCCGCACACCTTCCCCGGCGGCGGCCGCTGGCGCACCGAGATCCCCTCGTGCGAGGGCCCGGAAGCGCTGGCCGTCGTCCTGGAGGAAGCCGGGCGCCTCGACGTGCCGATCCACCGGATCAGCCAGGGCAGCGGCATCTGGATGCTGACCGACTCCGAGATCACCGAGATGGTCAAGGCCACCGGTGAACGCGACGTCGAGCTCTGCCTGTTCACCGGCCCGCGCGGCACCTGGGACATCGGCGCCTCGGCGCGCACCGACTCAGGCGGCGCGGGACTCAGGGCCAGAGGTCACGACGCGGTGGCCGGCTGTGTCGAAGACGCCATCCGGGCAACCGAGTTGGGCGTGCAGTGCCTCCTCGTCGCCGACGAGGGCGTGCTGTGGACGCTGCACCGGGCGCGGGTCGCCGGCATCATCCCGGCCGACACCACACTGAAGTTGAGCGCGCTCGTCGGACCCGTCAACCCGGCCGCGTTCGCGGTGTACGAGCAGCTGGGCGCCGACTCCCTGAACGTGCCGAGCGATCTGACGCTCGATCACCTCACCGAGATCCGGCGGGTGTCGGCCGCTCCCATGGACATGTACATCGAGGCCCCCGACGATCTCGGCGGCTATGTACGGATGTACGAGGTCGCCGAGCTCATCCGGCGCGGCGCACCGCTGTACCTGAAGTTCGGCCTGTCCAAGACCCCGGGGATCTACCCGTACGGTCACCACCTGCGCGACCTGACCCTGAGCACGGCCCGGGAGCGGGTACGGCGCGGTCGGCTCGCCCTGGACCTGCTCGCGCGGCACGGGGCGGACGGCGACATGGCGCCGCTCGGTTCGCGGCTGCCGGGTGATCTGAAGCGTTTCGAAACACCCTCATAACGTTTCGGACAGACTCCCTTACAGAAGTCGACGCAGTCGCTCAGAATCACACACTCTTCTCTCGGTCGGAGCCCACACCTCCCTCCCGGAGCGCACCACCCGACAAGACACAGCCTGTCCCGACATCAAGGATGATGATCATGCGTACACGTCGTGCCGCACTCACCGCCATAGCCGGCGCGGCCTCCCTCGCCCTGACCCTGTCCGCCTGCGGCCAGGACAGCGAAGGCGGCAGCAAGTCGTCGACCGACGGCGCCAAGGGAGGCACCATCGGCATCGCGATGCCGACCAAGTCCTCCGAGCGCTGGATCGCCGACGGCAACAACGTCGTCAAGAACCTCCAGTCCAAGGGCTACAAGACCAAGCTGGTCTACGGCGAGGACGACCCCGACCAGCAGGTCAACCAGATCGAGAACCTGATCACGCAGGGCGTCAAGGGCCTGATCGTCGCGGCCATCGACAACAAGTCCCTGAACAACGTGCTCCAGCAGGCCGCCGACGCCAAGATCCCGGTGATCGCCTACGACCGTCTGATCCTCGGCACGAAGAACGTCGACTACTACGCGTCCTTCGACAACACCAAGGTCGGCGAGCTCCAGGCCAGCTACATCGTCGACAAGCTCGGTCTGAAGTCCGGCAAGGGCCCCTTCAACATCGAGCTGTTCGCCGGCTCCAACGACGACAACAACACCAAGTACTTCTTCAACGGCGCGATGAGCGTGCTGCAGCCGTACATCGACAGCAAGAAGCTCGTCGTCAAGTCCGGCCAGACCAAGATCAACCAGGTCACCACGCTGCGCTGGGACGGTGCCACCGCGCAGAAGCGCATGGAGGACATCCTCACCTCCACCTACGGCAGCGGCAGGGTCGACGCGGTCCTTTCGCCGTACGACGGCATCTCCATCGGCATCATCGCCGCGCTGAAGTCGGACGGCTACGGCTCCGCGAGCAAGCCGCTCCCGGTCATCACCGGCCAGGACGCCGAGCTCGCCTCGGTGAAGTCGATCATCTCGGGCCAGCAGACGCAGACCGTCTACAAGGACACCCGCAAGCTCGCCGAGGTCGCCTCGGCCATGGTGGACGACGTCCTGAAGGGCAAGAAGCCCGAGGTCAACGACACCAAGACGTACGACAACGGTGCCAAGGTCGTCCCCGCCTACCTGCTGCAGCCGGTGAGCGTCGACAAGAGCAACTACACCAAGGAACTGGTCGACACCGGCTACTACAAGGCCGGCGAGCTCAAGTAGTCAGCCCTGTCGGACCACTCCTCTGATTGAAAGGCACGACCATGGCGGGACCCGTCCTGGAAATGCGCTCGATCGTCAAGACCTTTCCCGGCGTCAAAGCGCTGTCGGACGTCACACTGACCGTCCGTCAGGGCGAGGTCCATGCCATCTGCGGTGAGAACGGCGCCGGAAAGTCCACCTTGATGAAGGTGCTCTCCGGCGTCCATCCGCACGGCACGTACGAGGGCGACATCCTCTTCGAGGGAGACATCGTCTCCTTCAAGGACATCCGAGCGAGCGAGCAGCACGGCATCGTGATCATCCATCAGGAACTGGCCCTGGTGCCGTTCCTGTCGATCGCGGAGAACATCTTCCTCGGCAACGAACACGCCTCGGGCGGGTTCATCAACTGGAACGAGACGCTCAAGCACGCCACCGAACTGCTGCGCCGGGTGGGTCTGTCCGACCACCCCGAGACCCGGATCACCGACATCGGTGTCGGAAAGCAGCAGCTGGTGGAGATCGCCAAGGCGCTCTCGAAGAAGGTGAAGCTCCTCATCCTGGACGAGCCGACCGCGGCTCTGAACGACGAGGACAGCGGCAAACTCCTGGATCTCATCCTGGAGTTGAAGAAGCAGGGCATCACCTCGATCATCATCTCCCACAAGCTCAACGAGATCCGCCGGGTCGCCGACTCGGTGACGATCATCCGCGACGGGAAGTCCATCGAGACCCTCGACGTGAAGGCCCCGGAGACCACCGAGGACCGGATCATCACGGGCATGGTCGGCCGCGACCTCGACCACCGCTTCCCCGACCGCACTCCGTACGAGGGCGAGACGGACGCGGCCCCCGCCCTGGAGATCCGCAACTGGACGGTCCACCACCCGATCGACCAGACCCGCAAGGTGGTCGACGACGTGTCGATCGACGTGCGGCGTGGCGAGATCGTCGGCATCGCGGGCCTGATGGGCGCGGGGCGTACCGAACTCGCGATGAGCGTGTTCGGGCGCACCTACGGCCGGCACGCGGGCGGCACGGTCCTCAAGGACGGCAAGGAGATCCGTACGAAGACCGTCGCGGAGGCGGTCGGGCACGGCATCGCGTACGTCACCGAGGACCGCAAGCACTACGGCCTCAACCTCATCGACAACATCAACCGCAACATCTCGCTGACCGCCCTGGACAAGGTGGCCAAGTACGGTGTGGTCGACGAGCACGAGGAGCGGAAGGTCGCCGAACGCTTCCGCAAGTCGATGAACATCAAGGCGCCGACCGTGTTCGAGACGGTGGGCCGGCTGTCCGGCGGCAACCAGCAGAAGGTCGTCCTCAGCAAGTGGATCTTCGCCGGGCCGGACATCCTGATCCTGGACGAGCCGACCCGCGGTATCGACGTGGGCGCCAAGTACGAGATCTACACGGTCATCGACCAACTGGCCGCCGAGGGCAAGGCGGTCGTCTTCATCTCCTCCGAGCTGCCGGAACTGCTCGGCATGTGCGACCGCATCTACACCATGTCCGCCGGGCGGCTGACGGGTGAGGTCTCGCGGGCCGAGGCCACGCAGGAAGTGTTGATGCGCCAGATGACGAAGGACAAAGAGGTAACCCGATGAGCACCGATGTGAGCAAGATCCCGGCGTCGGCGCCGCCCGGCAAGAGCGGGGACCAGGCTTCCGACGGCGGCCTGCTGCAGCTGATGCTGAACGGCCTGCGCCGCAACATGCGGCAGTACGGCATGCTGATCGCGCTCGGCCTGATCGTCGCGCTGTTCGCGGTGTGGACCGACGGCGACCTGCTGCTGCCGCGCAACATCTCCAACCTGGTGCTCCAGAACAGCTACATCCTGATCCTCGCGATCGGCATGATGCTGGTGATCATCGCGGGGCACATCGACCTGTCGGTCGGATCGCTGACCGCGTTCGTCGGAGCGTTCGCCGCCGTGCTGACGGTCCAGCACGACGTGGCCTGGCCGATCGCACTGGTGCTGACGCTCGTGGTCGGCGCGGTCGCGGGCTCGGTCCAGGGCTATCTGATCGCGTATCTCGGCATACCGTCGTTCATCGTCACCCTGGCGGGCATGCTGCTCTTCCGCGGTCTGACGGAGATCCTCCTGGAGGGCCAGACCCTCGGCCCGTTCCCGGACGGTCTGCAGAAGCTCGGCAACGGCTTCCTGCCCGCGGTCGGCCCGGACACCAACTACCACAAC
This is a stretch of genomic DNA from Streptomyces sp. NBC_00285. It encodes these proteins:
- a CDS encoding zinc-dependent alcohol dehydrogenase, whose protein sequence is MSFEVVVEAPGEHRIDEHTPREPAAGEALVRVHAVGICGSDREVYQGNRPEGYVRYPLTPGHEWSGTVEAVGTGVPSTLVGRKVVGEGFRNCQVCDRCHAGETTLCSAGYEETGFTHPGAMAATLTLPARLLHVLSDNADLTAAALLEPAACVAAAALKANALPGERVAVVGTGTLGMFAIQFLKAASPGELLVVGTRHDRADLSKAFGASDFRTRDQELPDGFDVVIETAGSASAARTGAGLLRRGGRLVLTGIPAAGAEGLDPTDLVVRQLEVQTVFGAPPGAWAHTVRVFGAGLLDPLPLITHELPLDGFHEAIELVGSGDPMVGKVLLRP
- a CDS encoding ABC transporter permease — translated: MTTPTRWRALTRHHLFWPVAVLVALLLVNVPFTPGFFAIHMTNGHLYGSLVSIVLFGSPLILVAVGMTLVIATGGIDLSVGAVVAITGALTCSYISDQADQNSLSGVFLAMGIGLVAAVVCGLWNGFLVARMGIQPIIATLIIMVAGRGVAQLITDGQIITINSDPYQLIGGGYWLTLPFSIFVVAAVVAVTVALTRRTALGLLVEAVGGNAEASRLVGIRSRRIKIMVYVFCALCAGIAGLMISSNTSAADGNNAGLWIELDAILAVVIGGTSLLGGRFSIGGTVIGALVIQTLTTTIYTIGVPTQTNLVFKAAVVIVVCLLQSPKFRAKVFGARARSAAPAEPAAVADAAPKMEVS
- the chvE gene encoding multiple monosaccharide ABC transporter substrate-binding protein, translating into MRTRRAALTAIAGAASLALTLSACGQDSEGGSKSSTDGAKGGTIGIAMPTKSSERWIADGNNVVKNLQSKGYKTKLVYGEDDPDQQVNQIENLITQGVKGLIVAAIDNKSLNNVLQQAADAKIPVIAYDRLILGTKNVDYYASFDNTKVGELQASYIVDKLGLKSGKGPFNIELFAGSNDDNNTKYFFNGAMSVLQPYIDSKKLVVKSGQTKINQVTTLRWDGATAQKRMEDILTSTYGSGRVDAVLSPYDGISIGIIAALKSDGYGSASKPLPVITGQDAELASVKSIISGQQTQTVYKDTRKLAEVASAMVDDVLKGKKPEVNDTKTYDNGAKVVPAYLLQPVSVDKSNYTKELVDTGYYKAGELK
- the mmsA gene encoding multiple monosaccharide ABC transporter ATP-binding protein; the protein is MAGPVLEMRSIVKTFPGVKALSDVTLTVRQGEVHAICGENGAGKSTLMKVLSGVHPHGTYEGDILFEGDIVSFKDIRASEQHGIVIIHQELALVPFLSIAENIFLGNEHASGGFINWNETLKHATELLRRVGLSDHPETRITDIGVGKQQLVEIAKALSKKVKLLILDEPTAALNDEDSGKLLDLILELKKQGITSIIISHKLNEIRRVADSVTIIRDGKSIETLDVKAPETTEDRIITGMVGRDLDHRFPDRTPYEGETDAAPALEIRNWTVHHPIDQTRKVVDDVSIDVRRGEIVGIAGLMGAGRTELAMSVFGRTYGRHAGGTVLKDGKEIRTKTVAEAVGHGIAYVTEDRKHYGLNLIDNINRNISLTALDKVAKYGVVDEHEERKVAERFRKSMNIKAPTVFETVGRLSGGNQQKVVLSKWIFAGPDILILDEPTRGIDVGAKYEIYTVIDQLAAEGKAVVFISSELPELLGMCDRIYTMSAGRLTGEVSRAEATQEVLMRQMTKDKEVTR
- a CDS encoding LacI family DNA-binding transcriptional regulator; its protein translation is MNHLQLRPPTMADVARVAGVSHQTVSRVLGDHPNVRKETRAKVLRAIEEMGYRRNSSARALATRRTRTLGVVSANTTLYGPASTLFALEEAARAEGYTVSTVSLRKLVVETLSEALDHLSEGGVEGVIVLAPQRSATEALAELRHPFPVVAVGTGSGAEVPSVNVDQQLGARLATGHLLAAGHATVWHLAGPEDWQEAVDRTVGWRSALEAAGVEPPTPLQGDWSPLSGYRAGQELAGWVGRGLTAVFVANDQMALGVLRALREAGVRTPQDIAVVGFDDIPEAEFFAPPLTTVRQDFAAVGKRSISLLLDLIEGRSPSGSQGVFIEPQLVVRASTFPHTPQLGDAPG
- a CDS encoding ABC transporter substrate-binding protein yields the protein MLNRRNFLTAAVGVAAAGSLAACAKEDKSSTGTSSGGSKAITLGFSQVGSESGWRSANTDSVKAAAKDAGYNLKFSDAQQKQENQISAIRSYIAQKVDVIAFSPVVVTGWDAVLKEAKAAKIPVVLTDRSVETSDQSLYVTLVGSDFTAEGRRAGKILEKVLAKAGVKGPVKIAQLEGTTGAAPAIERAKGFKEVMDADHASDWKIVVSQTGDFTRAGGKQVMAAFLTSNPDINVLFAHNDDMAIGAIQSIEAAGKKPGKDILIVSIDGVKDGFVAMSEGKINAIVECNPLLGPQLMEVVKTVHDGGSVERWIKTKEGDFMQDQAKAALPSRKY
- a CDS encoding mandelate racemase/muconate lactonizing enzyme family protein gives rise to the protein MRITGISTHVVGTPWRNLTYVQVHTDEGLTGVGETRMLGHTDALLGYLHEAQTNHILGSDPFSVEDLVKRMKYGDYGRAGEIVMSGIAVIEMACWDIKGKALGVPVWQLLGGKVTDRVKAYANGWYTTERTPEAYHKAARTVVERGYRALKIDPFGTGHFELDHEQSLYAVSLIEAVRDAIGPDTELMLEMHGRFSPATAVRLAKDLAPFKPAWLEEPCPPENLKALEKVAAKVDIPVATGERIHDRIEFRELFESQAVDIIQPDVGHIGGIWETRKLAATAETHYVLVAPHNVGGPVLTAASLQVGFTSPNFKILENFNDFADAEIKKVVKGAPEVVDGYFHLSDKPGLGVELDVDAAAEFPQQQARFDLWAEGWEQRRPKGSK
- a CDS encoding sugar ABC transporter ATP-binding protein codes for the protein MAEPQPVLEMTGIVKEFPGVRALSGVDFRLFPGEIHALMGENGAGKSTLIKVLTGVYTLDGGTITLDGKSVRIGSPLQAQQAGISTVYQEVNLCPNLSVAENIFIGREPTRAGRIQWKRMRSEAAKLVDRLGLDIDVTAPLSAYPLAVQQLVAIVRSVGTGDSDGEGSGTKVLVLDEPTSSLDRDEVLELFRLMRQLRDEGVAILFVSHFLDQIYEICDRMTVLRNGTLVGEHMVRDLDQVGLIELMIGKALDQLEELHDQQLHADVGESLLKAEGLGRNGGIAPFDLEINKGEVVGLAGLLGSGRTELARLLFGADQPDSGTLTVGGEAVSMSAPNDAIGAGIAFCSENRKTEGLVPDLTVRENIILALQASRGWTRPIPAAQRDELVAKYIKALDIRPANPEARVGQLSGGNQQKVLLARWLITQPKLLILDEPTRGIDIGAKTEIQKLVVSLSEDGMSVLYIAAELEEVLRLSHTIGVLRDRKLVAQLTNGPEITTSKILETIASGEHQ